Proteins found in one Bremerella volcania genomic segment:
- a CDS encoding cytochrome c oxidase subunit 3 family protein, with translation MSAAVETQDQAHHEDGDHHGHSPFQAHHFETMQQQFDAGKLGIWLFLFTEILMFSGLFCAYLIYRYNHPEVFLYAHKQLDTTMGAINTVVLIVSSLTMAWAVRAAQLSQKKLLVVMLSLTLALAGVFLVVKYFEYTHKFDIGLYTGRSNVMYQLQHPDESDYNKELYDSAIAAEKKEEAEHKEEEAHAVAEAEHEDEHPHEHADSHSAEHGDSHAHGHGGPEQFLDAPRNTQIFFGIYYMMTGLHGFHIVFGMIAIGWLLFRSIRGDFNSEYFGPVDYVGLYWHLVDLIWIYLFPLLYLIRS, from the coding sequence TCGAAACCCAAGATCAGGCCCATCATGAGGATGGTGACCATCACGGTCACAGTCCTTTCCAGGCTCACCACTTCGAAACGATGCAGCAGCAGTTCGATGCCGGTAAGCTTGGCATCTGGCTCTTTCTGTTTACGGAAATCCTGATGTTCAGCGGGCTCTTTTGCGCCTACCTGATCTATCGATACAACCACCCGGAAGTCTTCTTGTACGCTCACAAGCAGCTCGATACCACGATGGGTGCAATCAATACGGTTGTGCTTATCGTCAGCAGTTTGACGATGGCCTGGGCCGTTCGTGCTGCTCAGCTTAGCCAGAAGAAGTTGTTGGTCGTCATGCTCAGCCTTACCCTGGCACTCGCCGGCGTGTTCCTCGTGGTGAAGTACTTCGAGTACACGCACAAGTTCGACATCGGTTTGTACACCGGTCGGTCGAACGTGATGTATCAACTGCAACACCCCGACGAAAGCGATTACAACAAAGAGCTGTACGACTCGGCGATCGCGGCCGAAAAGAAAGAAGAAGCAGAGCACAAAGAGGAAGAAGCCCACGCAGTTGCCGAAGCCGAACACGAGGATGAGCATCCTCACGAACATGCCGATTCGCACTCTGCGGAGCACGGCGACTCGCACGCACACGGCCACGGCGGTCCCGAGCAGTTTCTCGATGCTCCACGCAACACACAAATTTTCTTCGGCATCTACTACATGATGACCGGGCTCCATGGTTTCCACATTGTGTTTGGTATGATCGCGATCGGATGGTTACTCTTCCGCTCGATCCGTGGTGATTTCAACAGCGAGTATTTCGGCCCTGTCGACTATGTTGGCCTCTATTGGCACTTGGTCGACTTGATCTGGATCTACCTATTCCCGCTGCTCTATCTCATTCGTTCCTAA
- a CDS encoding cytochrome C oxidase subunit IV family protein — translation MSDQSTNHSDDHEHGLAHVMPLSILFGTFIALLFFTGLTVFLADQHLGEIDIWIALAIATIKAGLVATYFMHLRYDKPINVLLFLFTLGFVALFFGITLIDSEQYQPQIQDYYEATTTVTVSEAPVPAAE, via the coding sequence ATGTCTGACCAATCGACCAATCACTCTGACGATCATGAACATGGCTTGGCCCACGTCATGCCTTTGTCGATCTTGTTTGGTACCTTTATCGCGTTGCTCTTTTTCACCGGTCTGACCGTTTTCCTGGCGGATCAGCACTTGGGTGAAATTGATATTTGGATCGCGCTGGCCATCGCCACGATTAAGGCGGGGCTCGTCGCGACCTACTTCATGCACCTTCGCTACGATAAGCCAATCAACGTTCTGCTGTTTTTGTTCACTCTTGGATTCGTTGCGTTATTCTTCGGCATCACCCTGATTGACTCCGAGCAATACCAACCGCAGATTCAAGATTACTACGAAGCGACCACGACCGTCACCGTGAGCGAGGCACCTGTACCGGCTGCTGAATAA